From the genome of Sulfurovum sp. NBC37-1, one region includes:
- a CDS encoding cytochrome c biogenesis CcdA family protein, with the protein MGELQPFITHLLESNSLLAYAGAFLSGSITAAAPCSLVAVPLLVGSAVALNKDLEGRKKVLYTYLFTTLFALGVALSFSILGFIVAKFGGFFSVAPMWAYLVAGIVSILIALYAFGMLGEVDKSAIIHRLIHYRLFGGFLIGLIFGLVSTPCASAPLFAIMSLAGSSGYLQAYGLILTFALGHSLLLLIAGVSVGFAQSITSSSTMAKISDWINKGFALLLLGFGLYFFYEAYLQL; encoded by the coding sequence ATGGGTGAACTGCAGCCCTTCATTACCCATCTTCTAGAGTCGAACTCTCTGCTTGCCTATGCGGGTGCTTTCCTTTCAGGCAGCATCACCGCAGCAGCTCCCTGTTCACTGGTGGCCGTCCCGCTACTTGTGGGCAGTGCCGTAGCACTGAACAAAGACCTTGAGGGCAGAAAAAAGGTGCTCTACACTTACCTTTTCACCACACTCTTTGCATTGGGTGTGGCACTGAGTTTCTCCATTTTGGGCTTCATAGTCGCCAAGTTCGGCGGTTTCTTCTCCGTAGCGCCGATGTGGGCCTACCTGGTCGCAGGGATAGTGAGCATCCTTATCGCGCTCTATGCGTTTGGTATGCTTGGAGAGGTAGACAAATCGGCCATCATACACCGGCTGATACACTACCGTCTTTTTGGCGGTTTTCTCATCGGTTTGATCTTCGGACTTGTCAGTACACCCTGTGCCTCTGCACCGCTTTTTGCTATTATGTCTTTGGCTGGAAGCAGCGGGTATCTGCAGGCCTACGGGCTCATTCTTACTTTTGCGCTGGGGCACTCCCTGTTGCTGCTGATCGCCGGTGTCTCTGTAGGCTTTGCTCAGAGTATCACTTCGAGCAGTACAATGGCAAAGATATCCGACTGGATCAACAAAG
- a CDS encoding formylmethanofuran dehydrogenase subunit E family protein — protein MLKRALFLTLAGVATWAGEAAHLNIDDTFYEKSVKNAPNAKPVLVKDTDGALGRYNLYPKKLDIKTLARAHGHLCDGLVLAYVELSNTLPKLFADGVIDRTDLRVVAKNSPCLVDTSGLMSGARINHRTLSLDNSLGGSFIVQKISTGETYKVELADTGFIKALKNKEKEIRTKQKKGEKITPKDIDEVEALAFEAMTYMLNTDPGKLLKITKLKDYQYEFKIDDIGSRSDVINKNVSR, from the coding sequence ATGCTTAAAAGGGCACTGTTTCTGACACTTGCCGGAGTAGCTACATGGGCAGGTGAAGCGGCACATTTGAACATCGATGACACTTTTTACGAAAAGTCTGTCAAAAATGCACCCAATGCAAAACCGGTGCTGGTCAAAGACACTGACGGTGCACTTGGACGCTACAACCTCTACCCAAAGAAGCTCGACATCAAGACCCTTGCACGCGCACACGGGCATCTCTGCGACGGGCTGGTACTGGCGTACGTGGAACTTTCCAACACTCTGCCAAAGCTTTTTGCTGACGGCGTCATAGACAGGACAGATCTGCGTGTGGTAGCAAAGAACAGTCCCTGCCTGGTCGATACTTCGGGCCTGATGAGCGGTGCACGTATCAACCACAGGACACTCTCGCTGGACAATTCTCTTGGAGGCAGTTTCATCGTACAGAAGATCTCTACGGGTGAGACTTACAAGGTAGAGCTTGCCGATACGGGTTTCATTAAAGCGCTCAAGAACAAAGAAAAAGAGATCAGAACAAAGCAGAAAAAGGGTGAAAAGATCACTCCCAAAGATATCGATGAAGTGGAAGCACTTGCTTTTGAAGCAATGACATATATGCTCAACACTGACCCAGGGAAGCTTTTGAAGATCACGAAACTGAAGGACTATCAGTACGAATTCAAGATAGACGATATCGGTTCGCGAAGTGATGTCATCAATAAAAATGTCAGCAGGTAA
- a CDS encoding thioredoxin family protein translates to MKIEILGTGCAKCVALEKVVQEALAKVGGFHQVEKVDDIMEIMKYNVVSTPGLVIDGEVKSTGKLLSVDEVVKLIEEAQKNA, encoded by the coding sequence ATGAAAATAGAAATACTCGGAACAGGATGTGCCAAATGTGTGGCACTTGAGAAAGTCGTTCAGGAAGCGCTTGCCAAAGTGGGTGGTTTCCATCAGGTGGAAAAAGTAGATGATATCATGGAGATCATGAAGTACAATGTGGTCAGTACACCGGGGCTTGTCATCGATGGTGAAGTGAAGTCCACGGGAAAACTGTTGAGTGTCGATGAAGTGGTAAAGCTCATAGAAGAAGCACAAAAGAATGCTTAA
- a CDS encoding permease yields MWKETVDHLTVDLLGLTGRVNDTVNFFIYDTVKILFLLVVIIFIVSYLRTHFNTEYVRAHLQGKSELYGNVLAALFGIITPFCSCSAIPLFLGFIQARIPLGVTFSYLISAPMNNEIAIAMLFTLFGWKITAIYIGFGLFVAIVGGYVIGKLGMEKYILIPVTPMEGELGEVEIKLTAKQRAQEAWDYTWDIVKKIWLYVLIGVGVGAFIHGYVPADFIAKYAGGDNWYGVPLATILGIPMYSNAAGVMPLVEVLTNKGMLLGTALSFMMSITALSLPEAMILKKILHTKLIAIFFGIVGVGIIAIGYLFNFILN; encoded by the coding sequence ATGTGGAAAGAAACAGTAGACCATTTGACTGTTGACCTTCTCGGCCTGACCGGAAGGGTCAACGACACGGTCAATTTTTTTATCTACGATACGGTAAAGATCCTCTTTTTGCTGGTCGTCATCATCTTTATTGTCTCCTATCTGCGGACGCACTTCAATACGGAGTATGTCCGGGCACACCTACAGGGCAAGTCCGAGCTCTACGGTAACGTGCTCGCGGCACTGTTCGGGATCATCACTCCGTTCTGTTCCTGTTCTGCCATTCCGCTCTTTCTGGGTTTCATTCAGGCACGCATCCCGCTGGGGGTGACCTTTTCCTACCTGATCTCTGCACCGATGAACAACGAGATCGCCATAGCGATGCTCTTTACACTCTTTGGCTGGAAGATCACGGCGATCTACATCGGTTTCGGGCTCTTTGTCGCGATAGTGGGTGGCTATGTCATCGGGAAGCTGGGGATGGAAAAATATATTCTTATTCCTGTCACGCCGATGGAAGGTGAACTGGGAGAGGTCGAGATAAAACTGACCGCGAAACAGCGGGCCCAGGAAGCGTGGGACTATACCTGGGACATCGTTAAAAAGATCTGGCTCTATGTACTCATCGGTGTCGGTGTCGGTGCCTTCATCCATGGCTATGTTCCGGCAGACTTCATTGCCAAATATGCAGGCGGTGACAACTGGTACGGTGTACCGTTAGCGACGATCCTGGGTATCCCGATGTACTCCAACGCTGCGGGTGTGATGCCGCTTGTAGAAGTACTGACGAACAAGGGAATGCTGCTTGGAACGGCGCTGAGCTTTATGATGTCCATTACCGCACTGAGTCTGCCTGAAGCGATGATCCTCAAAAAGATCCTTCATACGAAACTGATCGCGATCTTTTTTGGTATAGTAGGGGTCGGTATTATCGCTATCGGCTATCTTTTCAATTTTATTTTAAACTAA
- a CDS encoding Spy/CpxP family protein refolding chaperone, giving the protein MKKNRFIATLAALGMVTAVYAGNGMDCGGCKHQGYGEEMQQQNVNVMIYTGNNCGKQGHNRMGSGAKSNMHGRGMKHNGMMKQIISQLNLSDAQKQKIREIKRESRQAMKQKHMKPKMDFTQFMNKDHFDKEAFQKTMEQKWETKDKVRQEKREAKLVMMSDRMARIFEVLTPEQREKLIELKK; this is encoded by the coding sequence ATGAAAAAAAACAGATTTATCGCAACATTGGCAGCATTGGGTATGGTGACTGCAGTCTATGCCGGAAATGGTATGGATTGTGGAGGTTGCAAACACCAAGGCTATGGCGAAGAAATGCAGCAGCAAAATGTAAATGTAATGATATACACAGGAAACAATTGTGGTAAACAGGGCCATAATAGAATGGGCAGTGGTGCCAAGAGCAACATGCATGGCAGAGGAATGAAACACAACGGTATGATGAAGCAGATCATATCCCAGCTCAACCTGAGTGATGCACAAAAACAGAAGATCAGAGAGATAAAACGTGAAAGCCGCCAGGCTATGAAACAGAAACACATGAAGCCAAAAATGGATTTTACTCAATTTATGAACAAGGACCATTTCGATAAAGAAGCGTTTCAAAAAACTATGGAGCAAAAGTGGGAGACAAAAGATAAAGTACGACAAGAAAAAAGAGAAGCCAAGTTGGTAATGATGAGTGATCGTATGGCAAGAATCTTCGAGGTTCTAACACCAGAGCAAAGAGAAAAACTGATAGAATTAAAAAAATAA
- a CDS encoding response regulator transcription factor — translation MIKVLMVEDDPDITELLEEYLGRYGIEVFSVSSPSVGLEKLQLERYDLMLIDLGLPEMDGLDLCRIVKERYPELPIIVSTARIDVSDKVAAFEIGADDYVAKPYEPRELVARIQVLVKQYSRIVSPTGSSTFSVDRVKMQVFHEGQALDLTQAEYEIFALLLEKKGEVVSREYIANSTDSLRWDSSDRSIDVIVGRIRQKIGDDSRHPHYIKSVRGVGYKYIGS, via the coding sequence ATGATCAAAGTCCTGATGGTGGAAGACGACCCCGATATCACTGAATTGCTGGAAGAATACCTGGGTCGTTATGGTATCGAAGTGTTCAGTGTCAGTTCTCCAAGTGTAGGTCTTGAAAAACTTCAGCTGGAGCGTTATGACCTGATGCTGATCGACCTGGGCCTGCCTGAAATGGACGGTTTGGATCTTTGCAGGATCGTTAAAGAGCGCTATCCTGAACTCCCCATTATCGTTTCGACTGCACGGATCGATGTGAGCGATAAAGTCGCTGCTTTCGAGATCGGCGCAGATGATTATGTGGCCAAACCGTATGAACCCAGGGAGTTGGTCGCACGCATTCAAGTACTGGTCAAACAGTACAGCCGTATTGTCTCACCGACAGGATCTTCCACCTTTTCGGTAGACAGAGTTAAAATGCAGGTTTTCCATGAAGGGCAGGCTCTTGACTTGACCCAGGCGGAATATGAGATATTCGCTCTTCTTCTGGAGAAAAAGGGCGAGGTAGTCAGCCGTGAATATATAGCAAACTCTACAGACTCCCTGCGTTGGGACAGCAGTGACCGCAGCATTGATGTGATCGTCGGCCGAATACGACAGAAGATCGGCGATGACTCCCGGCACCCCCACTATATTAAATCGGTCCGTGGTGTCGGCTACAAATATATAGGCTCCTGA
- a CDS encoding ArsS family sensor histidine kinase, with translation MNRHSIFFKLNLFFAIAIIVTLIAGLLVALQLHRKERTSLLLKSKIVMQEYRQNSNISPELLKSLDLEPASEAVSDEIVQKKEHFLKQMKRHGQRMHLKKRVIIRGGEVYLLLKTPRKVLLFHSSHNRFQQYIFPFLIFLTIFILLSLIYWALRRSLLPLKKLEEDIRRYGKGERVEADAQIISGDDEVSRISEAFYSSTRQVQRLSDTRELFIKNLLHELNTPVTKGKLLAELSEEPRTKKMLGEIFNRLSQLLKELVKIEAISSATSVPEEKEKVSLRSILKEACERLFCKDITTENLPDLLLYTEKEAMIIVVKNLLDNAIKYGEDPNIAVQEESLVISSIGEALPYPLEHYTEPFRQEYGRGKKEGFGLGLYIVNEILVQCNMELHYIHKNDRNLFIISDLPLVSTSQA, from the coding sequence ATGAACCGCCACTCCATATTTTTCAAGCTGAATCTTTTTTTCGCGATAGCCATTATCGTGACGCTCATTGCCGGTTTACTTGTAGCTCTCCAGCTGCACAGAAAGGAACGCACCTCACTTTTGCTCAAAAGTAAAATTGTGATGCAGGAGTATCGCCAAAACAGCAATATATCGCCAGAGCTTCTGAAAAGTCTTGATCTTGAACCGGCTTCCGAAGCTGTTAGCGATGAAATAGTGCAGAAAAAAGAACATTTTTTAAAACAGATGAAGCGTCATGGACAGAGAATGCACTTGAAAAAAAGAGTTATCATCAGAGGAGGTGAAGTCTACCTGCTTCTAAAAACCCCTCGGAAGGTGTTGCTTTTCCACTCCAGTCACAACAGGTTTCAGCAATATATTTTTCCATTCCTGATTTTTCTTACGATCTTTATCCTGCTCAGCCTGATCTACTGGGCACTCAGGCGTTCTCTGTTACCGCTTAAGAAACTGGAAGAGGATATACGGCGATACGGAAAAGGAGAAAGAGTAGAGGCCGATGCACAGATCATCAGTGGTGATGATGAAGTCTCCAGAATATCTGAAGCGTTTTACAGTTCCACTAGGCAGGTACAGCGTCTAAGCGATACCAGAGAGCTTTTTATAAAGAACCTCCTTCATGAGCTCAATACCCCGGTTACAAAAGGAAAACTACTGGCTGAGTTGAGTGAGGAGCCGCGTACGAAGAAGATGCTGGGTGAGATCTTCAACCGCCTGTCCCAATTGTTAAAAGAGCTGGTCAAGATCGAAGCAATAAGTTCAGCGACCTCCGTTCCGGAAGAAAAAGAGAAAGTCTCTTTGCGAAGTATCTTGAAAGAGGCTTGTGAACGACTTTTCTGCAAAGATATCACAACAGAAAATCTTCCTGATCTTCTCCTCTATACAGAGAAGGAAGCCATGATAATCGTTGTAAAAAACCTTCTGGACAACGCCATAAAATATGGGGAAGATCCCAATATTGCAGTACAGGAGGAGAGTCTTGTCATTTCCAGCATTGGGGAAGCGCTCCCCTATCCTCTGGAGCACTACACCGAACCTTTCCGACAGGAATATGGGCGGGGTAAAAAAGAAGGCTTCGGACTGGGACTCTATATCGTGAATGAAATTCTGGTACAATGCAATATGGAACTGCATTACATCCATAAAAACGACCGAAACCTATTCATCATTTCGGACCTGCCACTGGTTAGTACATCCCAAGCTTAG
- a CDS encoding carboxymuconolactone decarboxylase family protein has protein sequence MQAPTPEQVEAMMIEKMGSLPQSLNSAKAIDPRFLVEQAMSSKFSVQDEKNPFDPKTSMMIMLAASITLGSEECIMEQTRMLKKMGISKEEMAFLVKIVKHAHSSAVMGNAKTAFDTFES, from the coding sequence ATGCAGGCACCAACACCTGAACAAGTAGAAGCAATGATGATAGAGAAAATGGGGTCACTGCCCCAAAGTTTGAACAGCGCAAAGGCGATCGATCCGAGATTTCTGGTCGAGCAGGCGATGAGCAGTAAGTTCAGCGTACAGGATGAGAAGAATCCTTTTGATCCCAAGACATCCATGATGATCATGCTGGCCGCTTCCATCACATTGGGAAGTGAAGAGTGCATCATGGAACAGACTAGAATGCTCAAAAAAATGGGTATAAGCAAAGAAGAGATGGCATTTCTGGTCAAGATCGTAAAACATGCCCACTCAAGTGCCGTCATGGGTAATGCAAAAACAGCTTTTGATACCTTCGAAAGCTAA
- a CDS encoding DUF4395 domain-containing protein, translated as MNWKEFFLYGEKVPGYEVRVLNEREARAAAAILFVGAFLGLMNGVMLGTPVFSQYFVTFFAIDFTMRVVQPRYAPSLMLGRFFVQNQKPEYVGAVQKRFAWSLGFILAWPMFYYLVIDLQPNPLKVLVCLICMALLFFEAAFSICLGCKIFEWVKKNDPKYCPGGVCEMQIKEPIQRFSLAQKIILVFTILVMGYGIFAYFTKLPDKTIFVKKMKTLMMSQEELDAMKAERDAIKKAKEQAEVDAFFSDDDEDF; from the coding sequence ATGAATTGGAAAGAATTTTTTCTATACGGTGAAAAGGTACCCGGTTACGAAGTGCGTGTCCTCAATGAAAGAGAAGCGCGTGCTGCGGCAGCCATTCTGTTCGTCGGTGCTTTTTTGGGGTTGATGAACGGTGTGATGCTAGGTACGCCTGTCTTTTCCCAATATTTTGTGACATTTTTTGCGATCGATTTTACCATGAGGGTCGTTCAGCCGCGTTATGCTCCGAGTCTGATGCTGGGGCGATTTTTTGTGCAGAATCAGAAACCCGAGTATGTTGGTGCGGTACAGAAACGTTTTGCCTGGTCACTTGGGTTTATCCTGGCATGGCCGATGTTCTACTATCTGGTCATCGATTTGCAGCCAAATCCGTTGAAAGTCCTGGTCTGTCTTATCTGTATGGCGCTTCTCTTTTTCGAAGCGGCATTTTCCATCTGTTTGGGATGCAAGATCTTCGAATGGGTTAAAAAGAATGACCCCAAATACTGTCCGGGCGGTGTCTGTGAAATGCAGATCAAAGAGCCTATACAACGTTTTTCCCTGGCACAGAAGATCATCCTTGTTTTTACCATACTGGTTATGGGATACGGAATCTTCGCCTATTTTACAAAGTTGCCGGATAAAACGATCTTTGTCAAAAAGATGAAGACTCTTATGATGAGTCAGGAGGAATTAGATGCTATGAAGGCGGAACGCGATGCCATTAAAAAGGCAAAAGAACAAGCTGAAGTAGATGCTTTCTTTAGCGATGACGATGAGGACTTTTAA
- a CDS encoding efflux RND transporter permease subunit: MFEFFYKRPYLLYSVIAAFFIMGIIALVTLPKNLFPDANPPQVIVITNVPGATAQVAASTVSKPIEQEISRLGLVTDVSSVNVANYSIVKAEFGYKKGLNAAAVDVANALSIVKAKLPKGTNPAIYTAGDFTLPVDVIAMSPKNDSVTLADIRKIADSFIKPALLSNKTIGNVEVFGGYESAINIEVDPFKAKKYHVNFETIAKAIGTLNRDMPIGFIKGKNDFYTVTFYGEKDNIQRLKQLQIMPNVRLGDIAKVSWSYQKRTSGYIGNGKDAVALAVQRAPGGSVLDVSKAARAEMKDLEVKYPNIRFQISDTQRDLIEQANDNMLEALRDAIIYTLLVIMIFLGNFRAIVAAGLSIPMVFFSTMAIIWLTGGELNIVIYTAIILALGMLTDDAVVVLENVERHLTEGHENLEEAIVKGTKEVLSPVFAGTVATIAILFPLMFIGGFPEKIFKPLIETLIIALLVSWFLSITFIPLLSKWLYKNGVGKTKIENGFEWFYQNTIGRLVGPYVGIIRFSNGKFWFFRRMMLTIGVIMILLMSMKNIMPTIGKDAMPPMDTGIIKAQIAFSSNDTVESAERKTQPFLNWLDKQKWIKMSSVAFGTEPGVLSLGSGNLPAEATITINAVNRFERKQSMWELEDVIREKLSHIDGLKRNDVFDFGATALSSIKATVDVRLSSPYVDGLPNASHEVSKAIEDVKGLTSISTSWDKDFMEVELDIDENKALSYGITPYQIAMQLPIKGQVVGLNANFQSMNTQVVRLYLKGKFSQNIETLRLLPITTPNGEIPLSQIATLKRHLTFAKIERDKMLYSVDVNGYRAKRPVTHLTDDTIAALKNANISDIQIDQTGDIAQINDSFKRMLKAIGLGVIILLMTLIAIYRSVRLAFIMILVLPLSLIGAAWGMLLFDKPSCMPSLLGILLLFGIIIKNAVLLIDFYQDYREKGESPFESAQEAVRVRFRPVMMTAFGTIAGMIPIALEQAVGLERLSPLADVAIGGLLVGTLLTLVYVPMYAYIFDSGNKKTNPLEKVEELIES, encoded by the coding sequence ATGTTCGAGTTTTTCTATAAACGGCCTTATCTGCTCTATTCGGTGATCGCCGCCTTTTTCATCATGGGGATCATCGCGCTGGTAACATTGCCCAAGAACCTTTTCCCCGATGCGAACCCGCCGCAGGTCATCGTCATTACAAACGTGCCCGGTGCAACGGCACAGGTAGCGGCTTCGACAGTTTCCAAGCCTATTGAACAGGAGATCTCCCGTTTGGGGCTTGTGACCGATGTCAGTTCCGTAAATGTGGCGAACTACTCTATTGTCAAAGCAGAGTTTGGTTACAAAAAAGGGCTTAATGCCGCAGCAGTCGACGTGGCCAACGCACTGAGCATCGTCAAGGCCAAACTGCCCAAGGGTACGAACCCTGCCATTTATACGGCAGGAGATTTCACCCTGCCTGTTGATGTCATTGCCATGAGTCCGAAGAATGATTCGGTTACGCTTGCAGATATCCGTAAGATAGCAGACAGCTTTATCAAACCGGCACTGCTCAGCAATAAAACCATTGGTAATGTAGAGGTATTCGGTGGCTATGAGAGCGCGATCAACATCGAGGTCGACCCCTTCAAGGCGAAGAAGTACCATGTGAACTTCGAGACCATTGCCAAAGCTATTGGTACGCTTAACCGCGATATGCCCATCGGTTTCATCAAAGGGAAGAACGATTTTTATACAGTGACTTTTTATGGTGAAAAGGATAACATCCAACGTCTGAAACAGCTCCAGATCATGCCCAATGTACGTTTGGGAGATATCGCGAAGGTTTCATGGAGCTATCAGAAACGTACCAGCGGCTACATCGGCAACGGTAAAGATGCCGTTGCCCTGGCTGTTCAGCGTGCACCCGGCGGCTCTGTACTGGATGTTTCCAAAGCAGCACGGGCTGAAATGAAAGATCTTGAAGTGAAATACCCCAATATCCGTTTTCAGATCTCCGATACACAGCGTGACCTGATCGAACAGGCGAACGACAATATGCTTGAAGCGCTGCGTGATGCTATCATCTATACACTGCTTGTCATTATGATCTTTCTCGGGAATTTCCGTGCTATTGTGGCAGCGGGTCTCTCCATTCCGATGGTGTTCTTCTCAACCATGGCCATCATCTGGCTGACGGGCGGCGAGCTGAACATCGTCATCTACACGGCGATTATCCTGGCACTGGGAATGCTGACCGACGATGCGGTCGTGGTGCTTGAGAATGTCGAACGGCACCTGACAGAGGGGCATGAGAATCTTGAAGAGGCCATTGTTAAGGGGACCAAAGAGGTACTCAGTCCGGTCTTTGCCGGTACCGTTGCGACCATTGCCATCCTCTTCCCGCTGATGTTCATCGGCGGATTTCCTGAGAAGATATTCAAGCCTCTTATCGAAACACTGATCATTGCGCTGCTGGTGAGCTGGTTCCTTTCCATTACCTTCATTCCGTTACTTTCAAAGTGGCTTTACAAAAACGGTGTGGGCAAAACGAAGATCGAGAACGGTTTTGAATGGTTCTACCAAAATACCATCGGGCGTCTGGTCGGGCCTTATGTCGGGATCATCCGTTTTTCAAACGGTAAATTCTGGTTCTTCAGACGTATGATGCTTACTATTGGTGTTATCATGATCCTGCTTATGAGTATGAAGAACATTATGCCGACCATCGGTAAGGATGCGATGCCGCCAATGGATACCGGTATCATCAAAGCACAGATCGCTTTCAGTTCCAATGATACAGTAGAGAGTGCCGAGCGAAAGACACAGCCGTTCCTGAACTGGCTTGATAAACAGAAATGGATCAAAATGAGTTCAGTCGCGTTCGGAACGGAACCGGGTGTTCTCAGCCTGGGGTCGGGTAACCTGCCTGCCGAAGCAACCATTACCATCAATGCAGTGAACCGTTTTGAAAGAAAACAGAGTATGTGGGAACTTGAAGATGTCATTCGTGAAAAGCTCTCCCATATAGACGGGCTTAAACGTAATGATGTATTCGATTTCGGTGCGACGGCACTTTCGTCCATTAAAGCGACGGTCGATGTACGGCTGAGTTCCCCTTATGTTGACGGACTTCCGAATGCGTCACATGAGGTTTCCAAAGCCATTGAAGATGTCAAAGGACTGACTTCCATCAGTACCAGCTGGGACAAGGATTTCATGGAAGTTGAACTTGACATCGATGAGAACAAAGCGCTCAGCTACGGCATTACACCGTACCAGATCGCTATGCAGCTGCCTATCAAGGGACAGGTTGTCGGGCTCAATGCGAACTTCCAGTCGATGAACACGCAGGTTGTCCGGCTCTATCTGAAAGGAAAGTTCTCGCAGAATATCGAGACGCTCAGGCTGCTGCCGATCACGACACCTAATGGAGAGATACCGCTCAGCCAGATCGCGACGCTGAAACGCCACTTGACCTTTGCCAAAATAGAGCGTGACAAAATGCTCTACAGTGTCGATGTCAACGGTTACCGTGCGAAACGTCCGGTCACGCATCTGACTGACGATACGATAGCGGCACTCAAAAATGCCAATATCAGTGATATTCAGATCGACCAGACAGGGGATATCGCCCAGATAAACGACAGCTTCAAGCGTATGCTCAAAGCCATCGGACTGGGTGTGATCATTCTGCTCATGACGTTGATCGCGATCTACCGATCGGTCAGACTTGCATTTATTATGATTCTTGTACTACCGCTCTCGCTTATTGGTGCGGCGTGGGGGATGCTGCTATTCGATAAACCAAGCTGTATGCCAAGTTTGCTTGGGATACTGCTGCTCTTTGGTATCATCATCAAGAATGCCGTCCTGCTCATAGATTTTTATCAGGACTACAGGGAAAAAGGCGAGAGTCCATTCGAAAGTGCTCAAGAAGCGGTACGGGTGCGTTTCCGACCGGTCATGATGACGGCGTTCGGTACCATTGCCGGTATGATCCCTATCGCTCTGGAACAGGCGGTCGGACTGGAGCGTCTTTCTCCTCTGGCGGATGTTGCCATCGGCGGTCTGCTCGTCGGTACGCTACTGACACTGGTATATGTACCGATGTATGCGTACATATTTGATAGTGGCAATAAAAAAACGAATCCGCTTGAAAAAGTGGAAGAGCTTATCGAATCATAA
- a CDS encoding efflux RND transporter periplasmic adaptor subunit, producing the protein MKKVLKILLFLVVIIALAVLGAKLIHDKRAKEASTPPAKIYPIVAKAMIPKVAQVKLTLPYLAETLNETDVTLSSRIASRVEQIVKSGSEVKKGEIVATLDTTDLTANINALKISLDNLLKSHKRTKALYRVKGASIEQLQKEQSQIASIKAKLKSAENQLSYATITAPIDGIVAKTMAAVGDVTMPGKPLVQISAETGFSLLVRTPQDISPKSVLFNGKEYTLHGLGSTLRGLKEYKAYISDSKGLSSGERVEVNVVIFEGKGIELPFDAILNREGKSYVLLVDKNRATAKEVHIVQSAEQGVIVSDDITGKKIVVAKPDILLKLTSGYALKVKE; encoded by the coding sequence ATGAAAAAAGTGTTAAAAATATTATTGTTTTTGGTTGTGATTATTGCATTGGCAGTATTGGGTGCAAAATTGATCCATGATAAACGTGCAAAAGAAGCATCCACTCCTCCTGCAAAGATTTATCCGATCGTTGCAAAGGCCATGATACCCAAGGTTGCACAGGTTAAACTGACACTGCCGTATCTTGCAGAGACACTCAATGAGACGGATGTCACACTCTCCTCGCGTATCGCATCGCGTGTCGAACAGATCGTCAAGAGCGGCAGTGAAGTGAAAAAGGGGGAGATCGTTGCCACACTCGATACAACGGATCTTACTGCGAACATCAATGCACTGAAGATCTCACTTGACAATCTGCTCAAAAGTCATAAACGTACCAAGGCGCTTTACCGGGTCAAAGGTGCTTCCATCGAGCAGCTGCAGAAAGAGCAGTCCCAGATCGCGTCGATCAAAGCCAAACTTAAATCGGCAGAGAACCAGCTGAGCTATGCGACCATCACTGCTCCTATAGACGGCATTGTTGCCAAGACAATGGCTGCTGTCGGGGATGTGACTATGCCGGGGAAACCGCTGGTACAGATCAGTGCGGAGACTGGTTTCAGTCTACTGGTGCGTACACCGCAGGATATCAGTCCAAAATCTGTTCTGTTCAACGGTAAAGAGTATACTTTGCACGGTCTGGGAAGTACGCTCCGCGGACTGAAAGAGTACAAAGCCTATATCAGCGACAGCAAAGGGCTCAGCTCCGGTGAACGTGTAGAGGTCAACGTCGTGATCTTCGAGGGTAAAGGGATCGAACTTCCTTTCGATGCCATTCTTAACCGCGAAGGGAAAAGCTATGTACTTCTTGTTGACAAGAATCGTGCCACTGCAAAAGAGGTGCATATTGTTCAGAGTGCAGAGCAGGGAGTGATCGTCTCGGATGATATCACAGGCAAAAAGATCGTCGTGGCCAAACCGGACATACTCCTGAAACTGACCAGCGGATATGCGCTCAAAGTAAAGGAGTAG